A single window of Lutzomyia longipalpis isolate SR_M1_2022 chromosome 1, ASM2433408v1 DNA harbors:
- the LOC129791203 gene encoding protein unc-45 homolog B, whose product MELIDEALSCKEKGNEAFKAGDWETAISEYTQAIKIGGENHKDLSVFYKNRAACFLKTSHFESADKDCKEALKITPSDPKALFRRAQALEGLEKFEEAYKCARDAWNADPNNKALQQLLERLHGIVQDRVTQHNLTSNKVTQMVQLAFDFTQPTDKRITAMNNIHVLAREPVAADILFKDGIYGRIQRLLKVEKNTEIILSGIRTIGEICNKSVERTQGVLKEVGIPWFLEILDSPLEERVNAAQHCMQTILNTFSGMENKLDSKPIKALCDEHQKEIDTLLSCLLYSVTNPTITGLARDAIVQLITRNIHHTALSWAERLVELKGLWRLMDICSELEEYKYESAMNITPSSRTIAAVCLARVYENMYYDAAREKFLAQIDEYVKDKLLAPDLESKVRVTVAITSLLLGPLDVGNTIVSREGILQMILAMASMEEDPLQQKVACECLVAAASKKDKAKSIINQGIDILKKLYASKNEAIKVRALVGLCKLGSSGGLDASIRPFADGSTKKLAEACRRFLIKPGKDKDIRKWAAEGLSYLTLDAEVKEKLIEDRPAIQALIELTKGEDQSVLYGVVTTFVNLCNAYETQEILPEMLELAKFAKHHIPEEHELDDPDFVSKRVIILANEGITTALVALSKTDSDNSKELIARVFNAMCGQQEVRGKVVQHGGAKVLLPLALQGTAKGKRQAAQALSRIGITINPEVAFPGQRSLEVVRPLLNQLHPDCTALENFEAMMALCNLASQSETVRQRIIREMGLSRIEMYLMEDHLMLRRAAAQCICNLVMSPDVVKMHEGNNDKIKFLALLSEDEDEETAVAASGALAILTSSSTKCCEKIFDTQSWLDVLHTWVANPSPKVQHRGVVCIHNMINSGKEIAQKLFDTDIMELLMGLSQLPDDTRAKAREVAQECLKAAEKYKLIEKSDEPPRPPPIPDVFKEEEERQRQERLLEES is encoded by the exons atggaattaattgaTGAAGCTCTCAGTTGCAAGGAGAAGGGGAATGAGGCATTCAAAGCTGGTGATTGGGAGACAGCTATCTCGGAGTACACGCAGGCCATCAAGATTGGCGGGGAGAATCACAAGGATTTGTCGGTTTTCTACAAAAATCGCGCTGCCTGCTTCCTGAAGACGTCGCACTTTGAGAGTGCTGATAAGGATTGCAAGGAAGCCCTGAAGATCACACCGAGTGATCCAAAGGCACTATTTCGCAGGGCACAAGCTCTTGAGGGGCTGGAGAAGTTCGAGGAGGCGTACAAATGTGCACGAGATGCATGGAATGCTGACCCAAATAACAAAGCACTTCAGCAGCTCCTGGAGCGCCTCCATGGGATTGTTCAGGACCGGGTAACACAGCACAATCTGACCTCCAACAAGGTGACTCAGATGGTGCAGCTGGCATTTGATTTCACCCAACCCACGGACAAGAGGATCACGGCAATGAATAACATCCACGTTTTGGCCAGGGAGCCAGTGGCTGCGGATATTCTCTTCAAAGATGGCATTTATGGGAGGATTCAGCGACTGTTGAAGGTCGAGAAGAACACGGAGATCATCCTGAGTGGCATCAGAACAATCGGGGAGATTTGCAATAAATCCGTCGAGAGAACTCAGGGTGTTCTCAAGGAAGTTGGTATTCCATGGTTCCTGGAGATTCTCGACAGTCCCCTGGAGGAACGTGTCAATGCTGCCCAGCACTGTATGCAAACAATCCTCAATACCTTCTCGGGCATGGAGAATAAACTCGACAGCAAGCCCATTAAGGCGCTCTGTGATGAGCATCAGAAGGAGATTGATACCCTCCTGTCGTGCCTTCTGTACTCCGTCACAAATCCCACCATTACTGGTCTCGCCAGGGATGCCATCGTGCAACTCATTACACGCAACATCCACCACACAGCACTCTCATGGGCAGAAAGGTTGGTGGAGCTGAAGGGACTCTGGCGCCTCATGGACATCTGCAGTGAGCTGGAAGAGTACAAATACGAGAGCGCCATGAACATCACACCATCATCCCGGACGATTGCTGCCGTGTGCCTGGCCAGGGTCTACGAAAACATGTACTACGATGCAGCCAGGGAGAAGTTCCTCGCTCAGATTGATGAGTACGTAAAG GACAAACTCTTAGCTCCGGATTTGGAGTCAAAAGTTCGTGTAACAGTGGCTATAACATCCCTGCTCCTTGGACCACTCGACGTGGGCAATACAATCGTCTCCCGTGAGGGTATCCTGCAGATGATTCTCGCAATGGCATCAATGGAGGAGGATCCGCTGCAGCAGAAAGTTGCCTGTGAATGCCTCGTAGCGGCTGCATCGAAGAAGGATAAAGCAAAATCAATCATAAATCAAGGCATAGATATCCTCAAGAAGCTCTATGCGTCCAAGAATGAAGCAATTAAAGTTCGTGCCCTTGTGGGGCTATGCAAATTGGGCAGTTCGGGTGGTTTGGATGCCTCCATTCGACCCTTTGCCGATGGATCAACGAAGAAACTCGCCGAGGCGTGTAGGAGATTCCTCATAAAGCCCGGAAAGGATAAGGATATACGGAAATGGGCTGCTGAGGGTCTCTCCTACCTCACACTGGATGCAGAAGTGAAGGAGAAACTCATTGAAGATCGTCCGGCAATTCAGGCACTCATCGAGCTGACAAAGGGTGAAGATCAGAGCGTTCTGTATGGCGTTGTGACGACTTTTGTTAATCTCTGCAATGCCTACGAGACTCAGGAGATCCTTCCGGAAATGCTGGAATTGGCAAAGTTTGCAAAGCATCACATACCGGAGGAGCACGAGCTGGATGATCCGGATTTTGTGAGCAAACGTGTAATTATCCTGGCCAATGAGGGAATCACAACAGCCCTCGTGGCTCTCTCCAAGACAGACAGCGACAACTCCAAGGAACTAATTGCGAGAGTTTTCAACGCAATGTGTGGGCAGCAGGAAGTCCGGGGGAAGGTGGTGCAGCACGGTGGGGCCAAAGTTCTTCTCCCACTTGCTCTCCAGGGAACAGCAAAGGGTAAACGTCAGGCTGCTCAGGCTCTCTCACGCATTGGGATCACGATAAATCCCGAAGTAGCTTTTCCGGGGCAGAGATCACTGGAAGTGGTGCGTCCGTTGCTCAATCAACTCCACCCTGATTGCACGGCGCTGGAGAATTTCGAAGCAATGATGGCTCTCTGCAATCTTGCTTCGCAGAGTGAGACAGTACGCCAGAGGATTATCCGCGAAATGGGCTTGTCGCGCATTGAGATGTACCTCATGGAGGATCATTTGATGCTTCGTCGAGCAGCAGCACAGTGCATCTGCAATCTGGTCATGTCACCGGATGTGGTGAAGATGCACGAGGGGAACAatgacaaaattaaattcttagcTTTGCTGAGTGAGGATGAAGATGAGGAAACAGCCGTTGCAGCTTCCGGGGCACTTGCAATTCTCACATCTTCCAGCACCAAGTGCTGTGAGAAGATCTTCGATACGCAATCCTGGCTCGATGTCCTGCATACGTGGGTGGCTAATCCCAGTCCGAAGGTTCAGCATCGTGGAGTTGTGTGTATACACAATATGATCAATTCCGGCAAGGAAATTGCCCAGAAGCTCTTCGACACGGACATTATGGAGCTCCTCATGGGTCTGTCGCAGCTTCCGGACGATACTCGGGCAAAGGCACGGGAGGTGGCACAGGAATGCCTCAAAGCTGCTGAAAAGTACAAACTCATTGAGAAATCAGATGAACCTCCACGACCTCCCCCAATTCCGGATGTCTTCAAGGAGGAGGAAGAACGTCAGCGACAGGAGAGACTTCTGGAGGAAAGTTAG
- the LOC129791210 gene encoding probable 18S rRNA (guanine-N(7))-methyltransferase has product MARRPEHLAPPEIFYNEEEARKYTNNTRIIDIQVQMCERALELLALPEDETHMILDIGCGSGLSGSVLEDQGHIWIGIDIAQAMLDVAVEREVEGDLVLSDMGQGVPFKAGTFDGAISISALQWLCNADKKSHNPQKRLYKFFSTLFASLTRSARAVFQFYPENADQIELVTSQAMKAGFMGGLVVDYPNSAKAKKYFLVLMTGGIVQLPQALGTEGGSDHVDYAKKREMVKNSRGKPLKKSRDWILAKKERRRRQGKETRNDTKYTGRKRPDRF; this is encoded by the exons ATGGCGAGAAGACCAGAGCATCTCGCTCCACCGGAAATT TTTTACAATGAAGAAGAAGCCAGGAAGTACACAAACAA TACTCGCATCATTGACATCCAGGTACAAATGTGTGAGCGAGCATTGGAGCTCCTGGCGCTTCCGGAAGATGAGACACATATGATTTTGGATATTGGATGTGGCTCTGGGCTTTCGGGGAGTGTTCTCGAGGATCAGGGACACATCTGGATTGGGATAGATATTGCTCAAGCTATGCTGG acGTTGCCGTTGAGAGGGAAGTTGAAGGTGATCTCGTGCTGAGCGACATGGGTCAGGGGGTTCCATTCAAAGCGGGTACCTTTGATGGAGCTATTTCAATCTCTGCCCTTCAGTGGCTGTGCAATGCCGACAAGAAGAGTCACAATCCCCAGAAGAGGCTCTACAAATTCTTCAGCACACTTTTTGCTTCCCTTACACGAAGTGCCAGAGCTGTGTTCCAGTTCTACCCTGAGAATGCAGATCAAATTGAATTGGTGACATCACAGGCGATGAAGGCAGGATTTATGGGAGGTCTGGTGGTGGATTATCCAAATTCCGCAAAAGCCAAGAAATACTTCCTCGTTCTCATGACTGGTGGGATTGTTCAGCTACCTCAGGCTCTTGGGACTGAAGGTGGATCAGATCACGTTGATTATGCGAAGAAACGTGAAATGGTTAAAAATTCCCGAGGGaaaccactgaagaagagTCGAGATTGGATTCTGGCCAAAAAGGAACGTCGAAGACGTCAAGGAAAGGAAACGCGCAATGATACAAAATACACCGGAAGGAAACGTCCCGATCGCttctaa
- the LOC129791190 gene encoding dnaJ homolog subfamily C member 30, mitochondrial, producing the protein MFRKCLNLNPTQIPISARCISLTSRDLRANAKNHYDVLGLTPKATQNDIKAAYYKLSMMYHPDKNKGSEEAATKFRDITAAYEVLGTFRLRKLYDKGILHTARGAPGAQEAEFKSPTEVRPEDDAQTKFYKSRFKKSQVPDSGAPIYDFDMWSREHYGASLNRNQKAKAKYEKKMSDSGKSKSYNHMEILLFSGLVLAVLIMYANYEESKHDRVSRDKPKTPGKNE; encoded by the exons ATGTTTAGAAAATGCCTTAATCTGAACCCAACGCAGATTCCCATCTCCGCTCGTTGTATATCCCTCACGTCGAGAGATCTTCGagcaaatgcaaaaaatcacTACGATGTACTGGGGCTCACCCCCAAAGCTACTCAGAATGATATCAAGGCAGCCTACTATAAGCTTTCGATGATGTACCATCCGGACAAGAATAAGGGAAGTGAAGAGGCAGCCACGAAATTCAGGGACATCACTGCGGCCTACGAAGTTCTGGGAACTTTTCGGCTAAGAAAGCTCTACGATAAAg GAATCCTTCACACCGCCCGCGGTGCTCCTGGAGCACAGGAAGCGGAGTTCAAGAGTCCAACGGAAGTTCGTCCCGAAGACGATGCGCAAACAAAATTCTACAAATCTCGCTTCAAGAAGTCCCAAGTTCCGGACAGTGGGGCCCCCATTTATGACTTTGACATGTGGTCCAGGGAGCACTATGGAGCCTCTCTGAATCGGAACCAGAAGGCAAAGGCAAagtatgagaagaaaatgtcaGATTCGGGTAAATCAAAAAGTTACAACCACATGGAGATTCTCCTGTTTAGTGGACTTGTTCTAGCTGTGCTCATTATGTATGCTAATTATGAGGAGTCCAAGCATGATAGGGTGTCCCGGGATAAGCCGAAAACTCCCgggaaaaatgaatga
- the LOC129791197 gene encoding vacuolar protein sorting-associated protein 37B has translation MTMNIYMSQISQLLTYMSSDELKDLLNSDDKIDDRVNDATKSLEKEKEEIMLENRLKAEENLGREPHLIELRGRVNDLSQEGKSLYETVEQKLSEIKSKSGSMSQDTALALLQTAAAESEEESEGIVKQFMDNEINVDSFLEAFQAARKTMHLRKLKADKMSDLMRNSGPNTAGFGYPGYPVAGSVPYPTGPMPMPMPGFRHF, from the exons ATGACCATGAATATTTACATGTCTCAAATATCACAACTTCTAACGTACATGAGCTCAGATGAGCTAAAGGATCTCCTGAACAGCGACGATAAAATCGATGACCGTGTGAATGATGCC ACAAAGAGTCTGGAGAAGGAAAAGGAAGAGATTATGCTGGAGAATCGCTTGAAGGCAGAAGAGAATCTTGGACGAGAACCTCATTTGATTGAACTCCGTGGGCGAGTGAATGATCTTTCTCAGGAGGGGAAGTCCCTCTACGAGACAGTGGAACAGAAGCTCAGTGAAATAA AATCCAAATCAGGCAGTATGTCTCAAGATACTGCCCTTGCTCTCCTCCAGACAGCTGCTGCTGAGAGTGAGGAAGAGTCCGAGGGTATTGTTAAGCAGTTCATGGACAACGAGATTAACGTGGATAGCTTTCTCGAGGCATTCCAGGCAGCCCGGAAGACGATGCACCTACGGAAACTCAAAGCAGACAAAATGTCTGATTTGATGAGGAATAGTGGGCCAAATACGGCTGGATTTGGGTATCCCGGTTACCCAGTAGCGGGATCTGTGCCATACCCAACGGGTCCTATGCCTATGCCGATGCCAGGATTCCGACACTTCTAG
- the LOC129791220 gene encoding cytochrome c oxidase assembly factor 7 homolog — protein sequence MGYNLKDESEVKEYIENLGIEYRFGCFSEKKSEVCHLLGDYLEGIKKDFEKAGKVYRSNCDDYGYARSCLKYGHYSFVGKGESGSKGDPLRAYKYYEKGCSLSDADSCLHAGLLLVSQSLPKEIKRDIPKAFENLKKSCEMNNATACFYLSGMHISGVQTQADATAKTGKFIIAKDMKRAFEYAYKACELKNMYACANLSQMYARGDGIEKNEERAEKYKKMALEMQDEVKQQASLEFQQGVNT from the exons ATGGGCTACAATCTCAAAGATGAAAGTGAAGTGAAGGAATACATTGAGAATTTGGGAATAGAATATAGATTTGGGTGTTTTTCTGAAAAGAAATCAGAAG tttgtCACCTGCTCGGAGATTATTTGGAGGGTATAAAGAAGGACTTTGAGAAAGCCGGTAAGGTGTACCGGTCGAACTGTGATGACTACGGCTATGCGAGATCTTGCCTCAAGTACGGCCACTATAGTTTTGTAGGGAAAGGTGAAAGTGGGAGTAAAGGAGATCCCCTCAGG GCCTATAAATACTATGAGAAGGGATGCAGCTTAAGTGATGCTGATAGCTGCCTCCATGCGGGTCTTCTCCTTGTCTCCCAGTCACTCCCAAAGGAAATAAAACGTGACATCCCGAAGGCATTTGAGAACCTCAAGAAGAGCTGCGAAATGAACAATGCCACGGCGTGTTTCTATCTCTCAGGGATGCACATTTCCGGTGTTCAAACTCAAGCCGATGCCACGGCTAAAACGGGCAAATTCATCATTGCCAAGGACATGAAGAGGGCCTTTGAGTATGCCTACAAAGCCTGCGAGTTAAAGAATATGTATGCATGCGCGAATTTAAGCCAAATGTATGCGAGAGGGGATGGCATTGAGAAGAATGAGGAGCGAGCTGAAAAGTACAAGAAAATGGCTCTGGAGATGCAGGATGAAGTTAAGCAGCAGGCATCACTGGAATTCCAGCAAGGTGTCAACACGTAG